The following proteins are co-located in the Desulfobacterales bacterium genome:
- a CDS encoding SpoIIE family protein phosphatase produces the protein MVVEELEKSSFAYRATEQDLKQIIGRANEKIRQRVEVDPDLEGMGTTATVVLVGQDTVHWSHVGDSRLYLFHTGSLEQVSRDQTFLQDLVEDGTLSQEEAERHPLRNVLEQCVGCDGLEAESGSIKFMTGDRLLLCSDGLIRHVSDDLIKAVLEEDGTARRAVDKLVDQALRAGGKDNVTVVIIDL, from the coding sequence ATGGTTGTCGAAGAGCTTGAAAAATCTTCGTTCGCATACCGGGCAACTGAACAGGACCTGAAGCAAATTATTGGCCGGGCCAACGAAAAAATCAGGCAACGTGTCGAAGTGGATCCTGATCTTGAAGGAATGGGAACCACAGCCACTGTCGTGCTGGTCGGCCAAGACACTGTGCACTGGTCCCATGTAGGCGATAGCCGGCTTTACCTCTTTCACACCGGTTCCCTGGAGCAAGTCTCCAGGGATCAGACTTTTCTTCAGGATCTCGTTGAAGACGGCACCCTGAGCCAGGAGGAAGCAGAGCGACACCCTTTGCGCAACGTGCTTGAACAGTGCGTGGGTTGTGACGGATTGGAGGCAGAAAGCGGGAGTATCAAGTTTATGACCGGGGACCGACTTCTTCTATGCTCTGATGGATTGATCAGACACGTATCCGATGATTTGATCAAGGCTGTCCTTGAAGAGGACGGCACTGCCCGGCGGGCTGTTGACAAATTGGTAGATCAGGCCCTTAGAGCAGGGGGCAAAGACAATGTCACTGTTGTCATTATTGATCTATAG
- a CDS encoding SUMF1/EgtB/PvdO family nonheme iron enzyme translates to MSTTKRHRKHMLLISGIAAALILLLAGTFGVHLINMESDQAENHKNTSSAAPSTGIFDFDFKSRDPTQMPEMSPEAALPEKILGSDDMTLRLIPGGEARVFIDQPSAPDRQHAVRSVTVNRFYMDETKITNHMYVEFLHNIKGLVVKENTIRKNGQIWLVLGEVLEGYEPIVFKEGEFRIKPGAASNPVVRVSPIGAMAYARFYGRALPTMAQWWRAIRAEEKALQIVNPDRSAENGMMPPSSQSQRSEQSSSEDLRIRNVTAFESNQFGIWGLGRNVNEWTVYKPSEKNIEFHIHGGLGALGRQKAYLHRQPWEAFANVGFRTVLNLPSKEQ, encoded by the coding sequence ATGTCCACGACCAAAAGGCATCGGAAACACATGCTGCTTATCAGCGGAATCGCAGCAGCATTGATCCTTTTGCTTGCTGGGACCTTCGGGGTCCACCTGATCAACATGGAGTCCGATCAGGCCGAAAACCACAAGAATACAAGCAGTGCTGCACCTTCAACCGGAATATTCGACTTTGATTTCAAGTCCAGGGATCCCACCCAAATGCCGGAGATGTCTCCGGAGGCCGCTCTTCCGGAAAAGATACTTGGAAGTGATGACATGACCCTTCGCCTGATCCCGGGCGGAGAGGCCAGAGTCTTTATTGATCAGCCGAGCGCACCGGATCGTCAGCACGCAGTGCGCTCAGTAACAGTGAACCGTTTTTATATGGATGAGACAAAGATCACCAATCACATGTATGTGGAGTTTCTGCATAACATCAAAGGCTTGGTCGTCAAAGAGAATACGATTCGTAAAAACGGACAGATCTGGCTTGTTCTGGGTGAAGTGCTGGAAGGATATGAACCTATTGTATTCAAAGAGGGAGAGTTCAGGATCAAGCCGGGTGCAGCTTCAAACCCTGTTGTCCGGGTTTCCCCTATTGGGGCCATGGCCTATGCCCGTTTTTATGGTCGGGCTTTGCCGACAATGGCTCAATGGTGGCGGGCAATTCGAGCTGAAGAAAAGGCCCTCCAAATCGTCAATCCGGACAGAAGTGCCGAGAATGGGATGATGCCCCCTTCGAGTCAAAGTCAGCGCAGTGAACAAAGCAGTTCAGAGGACCTGCGGATTAGAAACGTCACTGCATTTGAAAGTAATCAGTTCGGAATTTGGGGGCTTGGCCGGAACGTGAATGAATGGACCGTATACAAGCCTTCTGAAAAAAATATTGAGTTTCATATCCATGGAGGCCTTGGAGCGCTTGGCCGTCAAAAGGCCTATTTGCATCGCCAGCCTTGGGAAGCTTTTGCCAATGTGGGGTTTAGAACCGTACTCAATCTCCCGTCAAAGGAGCAGTGA
- a CDS encoding ATP-binding protein, with amino-acid sequence MPQIKRKHIGLSLPPWMIIGTTVILLVIVVVMAVSNYNREKGYMADILLEKGAALIKAFEAGTRTGMMSMSWGGGQVQQLLEEIARQPDILYLAVTDAKGRILAHNDAARIEKSFSMAFEKAASRPARSAQWRLTTAPDGTPAFEVYRYFKPFSADECRMMQNSACCGPENHRGAWCAPGRYATNDQIIFIGFDRTHFIEARQEDLRNTAIISSILVMLGFAGFITMFVTQNYRATRRRLQDTSAVAEEVIANLPVGLLVMDYTGRVILENTAAASITGRPTMDIRGKPAARILPDTLIRLIDTLQTEAPVIEREVKCRFGDQEPVSLSVSAARIVNADGVFIGSLMILRDLTEIKDLQQAVQRQEKLAAIGGLAAGIAHEIRNPLSSVKGMATYFKNRFSDDPEAGEAASVMVSETDRLNRVISELLEFARPSEINARPTDINTVLAHAIRLIKADADEHHIRLRLITDDDLPPADIDGDRFIQCLLNLYLNGIQAMETGGELTVKSQPAKEGGVDIQVADTGPGISEKHLNQIFDPYFTTKSTGTGLGLAIVHKIVENHGGRISVKNDPGEGTVFTIRLPESRAKNSNEDQQ; translated from the coding sequence ATGCCACAAATAAAACGCAAGCATATCGGATTATCCCTTCCGCCCTGGATGATTATCGGCACCACGGTCATTCTTCTGGTGATCGTGGTGGTGATGGCTGTCAGTAACTACAACCGCGAAAAGGGTTACATGGCTGATATTCTTCTGGAAAAGGGAGCGGCCCTGATCAAGGCGTTTGAAGCCGGCACCCGGACCGGGATGATGTCCATGAGTTGGGGTGGGGGCCAGGTGCAGCAGCTCTTGGAAGAAATCGCCCGTCAGCCCGATATTCTCTATCTGGCGGTCACCGATGCAAAGGGGCGGATACTGGCCCATAATGATGCCGCAAGAATCGAAAAATCATTTTCAATGGCATTCGAAAAGGCGGCGTCCAGGCCGGCGCGATCGGCTCAATGGCGATTGACGACCGCGCCGGACGGTACGCCGGCCTTTGAAGTCTATCGATATTTCAAGCCGTTTTCCGCCGATGAATGCCGCATGATGCAAAACAGTGCGTGTTGCGGCCCGGAAAACCACCGGGGCGCATGGTGCGCGCCCGGCAGGTATGCCACAAATGATCAAATTATATTTATCGGCTTTGATCGGACCCATTTTATTGAGGCCCGCCAGGAGGATTTGCGCAATACCGCCATTATCTCATCCATACTGGTGATGCTCGGTTTTGCCGGATTTATTACGATGTTTGTGACCCAGAATTACCGGGCCACCCGTCGGCGGCTCCAGGACACCAGCGCCGTTGCCGAAGAGGTGATCGCCAACCTGCCGGTTGGATTACTGGTTATGGATTATACCGGAAGGGTCATTCTGGAAAACACCGCGGCGGCATCCATTACCGGCCGCCCGACCATGGATATCCGCGGAAAACCCGCAGCCCGGATATTGCCGGATACGCTCATTCGACTCATTGACACATTGCAAACCGAAGCACCCGTGATCGAACGTGAGGTAAAATGCCGTTTCGGCGATCAGGAACCCGTTTCGTTGAGTGTGAGCGCTGCCCGCATCGTCAATGCAGACGGTGTGTTTATCGGCAGCCTGATGATTCTTCGGGATCTGACCGAGATCAAGGATCTCCAACAGGCGGTCCAGCGCCAGGAAAAGCTAGCGGCCATCGGCGGGCTTGCCGCCGGCATCGCCCATGAAATCCGTAATCCTTTAAGTTCGGTCAAAGGCATGGCCACCTATTTCAAAAACCGATTCAGCGATGATCCGGAAGCCGGTGAGGCGGCGTCGGTCATGGTCAGTGAAACAGACAGACTCAACCGCGTCATCAGTGAGCTTCTGGAATTTGCCCGGCCGTCTGAAATCAATGCCCGGCCTACGGATATCAACACGGTCCTAGCGCACGCCATCCGGCTGATCAAGGCGGATGCGGATGAGCATCATATTCGTTTGCGATTGATTACAGATGATGATTTGCCGCCGGCCGATATCGACGGCGACCGTTTTATCCAATGCCTGCTGAACCTTTACTTAAACGGTATTCAGGCCATGGAAACCGGCGGTGAACTTACCGTGAAATCCCAGCCGGCAAAGGAAGGGGGCGTTGACATCCAGGTGGCGGATACCGGCCCCGGCATATCGGAAAAACATCTGAACCAGATTTTTGACCCCTATTTCACCACGAAATCCACAGGCACCGGATTGGGACTGGCCATTGTGCATAAGATCGTGGAAAACCATGGCGGCCGTATATCGGTTAAGAACGATCCCGGCGAAGGAACCGTCTTTACCATCCGGCTTCCTGAATCCCGGGCAAAAAATTCAAATGAGGACCAACAATGA
- a CDS encoding sigma-54 dependent transcriptional regulator, whose translation MNPEKQPNILVVDDDPGHRTTLKTVLKSWNYRISEAGDGQAAVSTVKDSPCDLILMDVRMAVMNGIDALKQIKVYNPSIPVVIMTAYSSVESAVEAMKAGAYDYLTKPLDFDELKLTIERAMEHTQLKDENRDLKAQLKNMAQARQIIGTSSSMQQLLEMVATVAPSEATVLITGESGTGKELIARAIHANSNRSRAPMVTVNCAALTKSLLESELFGHEKGAFTGAEKRREGRFVRADKGTLFLDEVGEMSMAMQVKLLRVLQEGEIQRVGGETPIYVDVRIIAATNMDLRAMAENGKFREDLFYRLNVVHLHAPSLRERVDDIPLLAQHFLNHYAERNRKKIKGFNPQAMDRLLKYPWPGNARELENAVERAVILSPGDYISEKDLPLSIMRPDSRETDTQKPERSEEIDGSLDDIERAAIEKALSKTNGNKSEAARLLGINRRTLYNKLSKYGLE comes from the coding sequence ATGAATCCGGAAAAACAGCCGAACATTCTGGTCGTCGATGATGACCCCGGCCACCGGACGACGCTTAAAACAGTGCTCAAAAGCTGGAACTATCGCATCAGCGAAGCCGGCGACGGGCAGGCGGCGGTCAGCACCGTAAAAGATTCTCCGTGTGACCTTATCCTGATGGATGTCCGCATGGCGGTGATGAACGGCATTGATGCCCTAAAACAGATCAAAGTCTACAATCCGTCCATTCCGGTGGTCATCATGACGGCTTATTCCTCGGTTGAATCCGCAGTAGAGGCCATGAAAGCCGGCGCGTATGATTATCTGACCAAGCCGCTGGATTTCGATGAGCTGAAACTGACCATTGAGCGGGCCATGGAACATACGCAGCTTAAGGATGAAAACAGGGACCTTAAAGCCCAACTGAAAAACATGGCCCAAGCCAGGCAGATCATCGGCACGAGCAGCTCAATGCAGCAGCTTCTGGAAATGGTGGCCACGGTTGCCCCTTCAGAGGCGACAGTATTGATTACCGGTGAAAGCGGCACCGGCAAGGAGTTAATCGCCCGGGCCATCCATGCCAACAGCAATCGCAGCCGTGCGCCGATGGTCACGGTGAACTGCGCCGCCCTGACGAAATCCCTTCTGGAGTCGGAATTGTTCGGACATGAAAAAGGGGCGTTCACAGGGGCCGAAAAGCGGCGGGAAGGGCGATTTGTCCGGGCGGATAAGGGCACCCTGTTCCTGGACGAAGTCGGCGAAATGTCAATGGCCATGCAGGTCAAGCTGTTGCGTGTGCTCCAGGAAGGCGAGATCCAGCGCGTGGGCGGTGAGACGCCGATCTATGTCGATGTCCGGATTATTGCCGCCACAAACATGGATCTGCGAGCTATGGCGGAAAACGGCAAATTCCGTGAAGACCTGTTTTATCGGCTGAATGTAGTGCACTTGCACGCTCCCTCCTTAAGAGAGCGGGTGGATGACATCCCCTTGCTCGCCCAACATTTCTTAAACCACTATGCCGAGCGGAACCGAAAAAAGATCAAGGGGTTTAATCCTCAAGCAATGGATCGATTGCTCAAGTATCCATGGCCCGGCAATGCCCGGGAACTTGAAAACGCGGTGGAAAGGGCCGTGATTCTGTCGCCCGGTGATTATATCAGCGAAAAGGACCTGCCGTTGAGCATTATGCGGCCGGACAGCAGGGAGACCGACACACAAAAACCTGAAAGATCTGAAGAAATCGACGGGTCCCTGGATGATATTGAAAGGGCGGCCATTGAAAAGGCACTGTCTAAAACCAATGGCAACAAGAGTGAAGCAGCCCGGCTTCTTGGTATAAACAGGAGAACCCTTTATAACAAACTAAGCAAATACGGACTTGAATAG
- a CDS encoding ferritin-like domain-containing protein, giving the protein MNIKRAVLFILLALSLGFVGNPTWAQMGMGHCPMCGQQWDGRYDGEMNIPEDLSKPGEAWLQRLSDVMGKEKLSEKQYVKDSRQYNLRLPYMRVIPDEENHIAWIGGLFQAFGETYANDAPPVKNTASPEEAYRVAMELEQELVPDYEWLIRNASDGQTRQIIETILLQTRMHYTMFQHALNMGGMMGHGMMRR; this is encoded by the coding sequence ATGAACATCAAGCGCGCAGTCCTTTTTATTCTTCTGGCCCTTTCACTCGGATTTGTAGGCAATCCGACGTGGGCTCAAATGGGAATGGGGCATTGTCCGATGTGCGGTCAACAGTGGGACGGGCGATATGACGGAGAAATGAATATCCCGGAAGATCTGTCCAAACCCGGAGAGGCATGGCTGCAACGGTTATCCGATGTGATGGGCAAGGAGAAACTGTCCGAAAAGCAGTATGTCAAAGACAGCCGCCAATACAATCTTCGCTTGCCCTATATGCGGGTGATTCCTGACGAAGAGAATCACATAGCCTGGATTGGCGGCCTGTTTCAGGCCTTCGGCGAAACATACGCCAACGATGCGCCGCCGGTAAAAAATACGGCCAGCCCCGAAGAAGCGTACCGGGTCGCAATGGAATTGGAGCAGGAACTGGTTCCCGATTATGAATGGCTGATCCGGAACGCCTCCGATGGACAGACCCGACAAATCATCGAAACCATACTGCTTCAGACCCGCATGCATTACACCATGTTTCAGCACGCACTGAACATGGGAGGAATGATGGGGCATGGCATGATGAGGCGGTAA
- a CDS encoding SHOCT domain-containing protein, whose translation MKIKLWRAEKMNGERIFTTLIPSASGLLLPAFQANAFAQQGSRYYGCPMGNMMGWGTGWLGMIFMILFWTLIIAGGIFLIKYLVQNTRGGPHTGGQRSRALDIIEERYARGEIDKQEFEARKKDLQS comes from the coding sequence ATGAAAATCAAACTATGGAGGGCCGAAAAAATGAACGGGGAACGTATTTTTACAACACTCATTCCATCCGCTTCCGGATTGCTGCTGCCGGCATTTCAGGCCAATGCCTTTGCCCAGCAAGGGTCCCGATACTATGGCTGCCCCATGGGGAACATGATGGGGTGGGGAACAGGATGGTTGGGTATGATATTTATGATACTCTTTTGGACCTTGATCATTGCAGGGGGGATTTTCCTGATAAAATATCTGGTCCAGAACACGCGGGGTGGTCCGCACACAGGAGGGCAAAGAAGCCGAGCCCTCGACATAATAGAGGAGCGCTATGCCCGGGGCGAAATCGATAAACAGGAATTTGAAGCCAGGAAGAAGGATCTTCAATCCTGA
- a CDS encoding DUF302 domain-containing protein: MAYYYSKTIRADFEEAVSRITNSLKAEGFGILTEIDVKSTLKKKLDVDFQNYKILGACNPPYAYKALQAEDKIGTMLPCNVIVQEKADGTIEIAAIDPIASMQAVDNPQLQDVAGTIAQKLKQIVEAA; encoded by the coding sequence ATGGCATACTATTACAGTAAAACAATTCGCGCAGATTTCGAAGAAGCGGTTTCAAGGATAACGAATTCCTTAAAAGCGGAAGGGTTCGGTATTCTAACGGAAATCGATGTTAAAAGCACCCTGAAGAAAAAATTGGATGTCGACTTTCAAAACTATAAAATCCTCGGCGCCTGCAATCCGCCCTATGCCTACAAGGCGCTCCAGGCGGAGGATAAAATCGGTACGATGCTGCCCTGCAACGTCATTGTCCAGGAAAAGGCAGATGGAACCATCGAGATTGCCGCCATCGATCCGATTGCATCGATGCAAGCGGTAGACAACCCGCAGCTGCAGGATGTTGCCGGGACAATCGCGCAAAAGCTGAAACAGATCGTTGAGGCGGCATAA
- a CDS encoding cation diffusion facilitator family transporter, with protein sequence MDMIDNNSHQHQTGNYNRAFVIGIILNVLFVGIEAGYGIAAGSLALIADAGHNLSDVLSLLLAWGAALLAAKPASEKRTYGFRKLTIMASLANAIVLLVALGAITWEAIGRFFDPKPVEAMIVIVVAAIGVVINALTALLFVSGRKHDLNIKGAFLHMAADAGVSLGVVVAGIIIMFTGWLLIDPLISLLIVAVILVGTWSLLRDSMNLAIDSVPKGIDIAGIKKYLTSLESVIQIHDLHVWAMSTTEVALSVHVIVQDDALQNDFLPELQQELHDRFGIEHSTIQIEKQDDASCMLNKDGCI encoded by the coding sequence ATGGATATGATTGATAACAACAGCCACCAGCATCAAACCGGCAATTACAACCGCGCGTTTGTGATCGGCATTATACTTAATGTCCTTTTCGTTGGCATTGAAGCGGGCTATGGCATTGCGGCCGGGTCATTGGCTCTGATAGCTGACGCAGGGCATAATTTGAGCGATGTGCTAAGCCTGTTGCTCGCCTGGGGTGCGGCTTTGCTCGCTGCGAAACCGGCGTCTGAGAAACGGACATATGGTTTCCGAAAATTAACCATCATGGCGTCTTTGGCCAATGCCATTGTGCTTCTGGTTGCGCTGGGCGCAATCACATGGGAAGCGATTGGCCGGTTCTTCGATCCAAAGCCGGTCGAAGCGATGATTGTTATCGTGGTTGCCGCCATCGGTGTCGTTATTAATGCTCTCACGGCTTTGCTTTTTGTATCCGGCCGGAAACATGACCTGAACATCAAGGGAGCATTCCTTCATATGGCTGCCGATGCCGGTGTTTCCCTCGGTGTCGTGGTGGCGGGCATAATTATTATGTTTACGGGTTGGTTGTTGATTGATCCACTGATCAGTCTTCTTATCGTAGCTGTTATCCTCGTCGGCACATGGTCATTGCTTCGTGACTCGATGAACCTTGCCATCGATTCGGTTCCTAAGGGTATTGATATCGCTGGAATAAAAAAATACTTAACCAGTCTTGAAAGCGTGATTCAGATACATGATCTGCATGTCTGGGCGATGAGCACAACGGAAGTGGCGCTGTCTGTTCATGTGATTGTCCAAGATGATGCTTTGCAAAATGACTTTCTGCCGGAACTCCAGCAAGAACTTCATGATCGCTTCGGAATAGAACATTCTACCATACAGATTGAAAAGCAGGATGATGCATCCTGTATGCTAAACAAGGACGGATGCATTTGA
- a CDS encoding YnfA family protein encodes MLFKSISYFITAGLCEIGGGYLMWLWLREGKPITYGLIGAVILVLYGVIPTLQPANFGRVYAAYGGVFIALSILWGWKVDGIPPDRFDIIGGIIALAGVAVIMYWPRG; translated from the coding sequence ATGCTGTTTAAATCCATAAGCTACTTTATTACGGCCGGACTTTGTGAAATCGGCGGCGGTTATCTGATGTGGCTGTGGTTGCGCGAAGGCAAGCCGATCACTTATGGTTTGATTGGTGCTGTGATCCTTGTATTGTACGGCGTCATCCCCACGCTTCAACCGGCAAATTTCGGCCGCGTATATGCCGCCTATGGGGGTGTTTTCATTGCACTTTCAATTCTATGGGGCTGGAAGGTCGACGGCATACCGCCCGATCGGTTTGATATCATCGGAGGGATCATCGCATTGGCAGGCGTGGCGGTGATCATGTATTGGCCAAGGGGGTAA
- a CDS encoding P-II family nitrogen regulator: MKMIIAYVKLNKIDDVMLALHKVEGLTGCSNSDVRGFGRDRTASEISLDYKPHIRLELACRDELAEKVVETIEKAAHTGLRGDGKIYVLPVETAVRISSGRRGEPAA; encoded by the coding sequence ATGAAAATGATCATTGCCTACGTCAAACTCAACAAAATCGATGACGTGATGCTGGCGCTCCACAAAGTCGAGGGACTGACGGGCTGCAGCAATTCCGATGTGCGCGGGTTCGGCCGGGACCGAACGGCATCGGAGATATCGCTGGACTATAAGCCCCATATAAGGCTGGAACTGGCCTGCCGGGACGAACTGGCTGAAAAAGTGGTGGAAACCATTGAAAAGGCCGCCCATACCGGCCTTCGAGGTGATGGCAAAATCTATGTTTTGCCCGTCGAAACCGCGGTAAGAATCAGCAGCGGCCGGCGTGGCGAACCGGCGGCTTGA